A DNA window from Hordeum vulgare subsp. vulgare chromosome 1H, MorexV3_pseudomolecules_assembly, whole genome shotgun sequence contains the following coding sequences:
- the LOC123416678 gene encoding tyrosine decarboxylase-like, with the protein MSSFNHANDTAQGNASPPSAAATPTLGVGPLPLDAGEFRRQGRQVVDFIADYYDRIDEYPVRPAVAPGFLARQLPDTAPAWPEPDALASALRDVRELILPGVTHWQSPRHFAHFAATASNVGALGEALAAGLNINPFTWAASPAATELEVVVTDWLGKALHLPEQLLFCGGGGGTLLGTSCEAMLCAIVAARDRKLAEVGGEERMGDLVVYCSDQTHFSFKKAAHVAGIRRANCREIPTCRENGFTLSPAALRAAVRADEAAGRVPLFLCATVGTTPTAAVDPLRELCAAVAGHGVWVHVDAAYAGAACICPEFSHIAAGAEAVDSFSTNPHKWLLANMDCCALWVRSPSALVAALGTDADVILKDASASDVVDYKDWQVALSRRFRALKLWLVLRCHGVEGLRGFVRAHVRMAAAFEGMVRADARFEVPVPARFGLVCFRLRPAADDGTAEATNELNRRLLETVNATGRAYMSCAVVGGMYLLRCAVGNSLTEERHVREAWSVVQQQADAVLALAAAGTAATSKERTVQEARRMETTVHEKWRSPPHTAYHVIRSYRVGFPLG; encoded by the coding sequence ATGTCAAGCTTCAACCACGCCAACGACACCGCCCAGGGCAACGCCTCTCCCCCGTCTGCGGCTGCTACACCTACGCTCGGAGTTGGACCCCTTCCGCTAGACGCCGGCGAGTTCCGGCGTCAGGGACGTCAAGTTGTGGACTTCATCGCCGACTACTACGACCGCATAGACGAGTACCCCGTCCGCCCGGCCGTCGCTCCCGGGTTCCTAGCCCGACAGCTTCCCGACACGGCGCCAGCATGGCCGGAGCCCGACGCTCTCGCCTCGGCGCTGCGCGACGTCCGCGAACTCATCCTTCCCGGCGTCACCCACTGGCAGAGCCCCCGTCATTTCGCGCATTTCGCGGCCACGGCCAGCAACGTGGGCGCGCTCGGCGAGGCCCTCGCTGCGGGCCTCAACATCAACCCTTTCACGTGGGCCGCCTCGCCGGCGGCCACCGAGCTCGAGGTCGTCGTCACGGACTGGCTCGGCAAGGCGCTGCACCTCCCGGAGCAGCTGCTCTtctgcggcggcggaggcggcacgTTGCTGGGGACCTCGTGCGAGGCCATGCTCTGCGCCATCGTCGCCGCGAGGGACCGGAAGCTCGCCGAGGTGGGAGGCGAGGAGAGGATGGGCGACCTCGTCGTCTACTGCTCCGACCAGACCCACTTTTCGTTCAAGAAAGCCGCGCACGTCGCCGGCATTCGTCGGGCGAACTGCCGGGAGATACCGACGTGCCGGGAGAACGGCTTCACGCTATCGCCGGCGGCGCTGCGGGCCGCCGTGCGCGCCGACGAGGCTGCGGGGAGAGTCCCACTATTCCTGTGCGCGACGGTGGGAACCACGCCCACAGCGGCGGTCGACCCTCTCCGCGAGCTGTGCGCCGCTGTGGCGGGGCACGGCGTGTGGGTGCACGTGGACGCGGCCTACGCCGGCGCCGCGTGCATTTGCCCGGAGTTCAGCCACATCGCCGCGGGCGCTGAGGCCGTGGACTCGTTCAGCACGAACCCGCACAAGTGGCTCCTGGCCAACATGGACTGCTGCGCGCTGTGGGTGCGTAGCCCGTCGGCGCTCGTGGCGGCGCTCGGCACCGACGCCGACGTGATCCTCAAGGACGCGTCTGCGTCGGACGTCGTGGACTACAAGGACTGGCAGGTGGCGCTGAGCCGCCGGTTCCGCGCGCTGAAGCTGTGGCTCGTGCTCCGCTGCCACGGTGTGGAGGGCCTCCGGGGCTTCGTGCGCGCCCACGTGCGCATGGCCGCGGCCTTCGAGGGCATGGTGCGCGCCGACGCGCGGTTCGAGGTGCCCGTGCCGGCGCGGTTCGGGCTAGTGTGCTTCCGCCTCCGCCCCGCTGCCGATGACGGTACGGCCGAGGCCACGAACGAGCTCAACCGTAGGCTGCTGGAGACGGTGAACGCGACGGGGCGCGCGTACATGAGCTGCGCGGTGGTGGGCGGCATGTACTTGCTGCGGTGCGCCGTCGGGAACTCGCTCACGGAGGAGCGGCACGTCCGGGAGGCGTGGAGCGTCGTGCAGCAGCAAGCCGACGCCGTGCTGGCCCTGGCGGCCGCCGGCACCGCTGCAACTTCGAAGGAGCGTACGGTTCAGGAAGCCCGACGCATGGAGACCACCGTGCATGAAAAATGGCGTTCACCGCCGCACACTGCGTACCACGTGATTCGTTCTTATCGCGTTGGCTTTCCTCTTGGGTAA